One stretch of Miscanthus floridulus cultivar M001 chromosome 18, ASM1932011v1, whole genome shotgun sequence DNA includes these proteins:
- the LOC136524227 gene encoding carboxylesterase 15-like: MANNKLPMLVYFHGSGFCLCSFELPHFHAGTLRLAAELPAPMLSADYRLAPEHRLPAMHHDAEAVLSWLLAQAEADPWLADDSADLGRVFVCGATRPAATLRVHHVAVRYGSGQLALDPVIRIAGCILWPFFIAEERMASEAAGRPC, translated from the coding sequence ATGGCCAATAATAAGCTGCCGATGCTTGTCTACTTCCACGGCAGCGGCTTCTGCCTGTGTAGCTTCGAGCTGCCCCACTTCCATGCCGGCACGCTCAGGCTCGCCGCGGAGCTCCCAGCGCCCATGCTCTCCGCTGACTACCGCCTGGCGCCCGAGCACCGCCTCCCTGCGATGCACCACGACGCCGAGGCCGTCCTGTCGTGGCTCCTCGCCCAGGCCGAGGCCGACCCATGGCTGGCCGACGACTCGGCCGACCTGGGCAGGGTGTTCGTCTGCGGCGCGACTCGGCCGGCGGCAACATTGCGCGTGCACCACGTCGCTGTCCGGTATGGTAGCGGGCAGCTCGCCCTCGACCCCGTCATCCGGATCGCTGGGTGCATCCTCTGGCCCTTCTTCATCGCCGAGGAGAGGATGGCGTCCGAGGCGGCCGGCCGGCCTTGTTGA